A genomic window from bacterium includes:
- a CDS encoding succinate dehydrogenase cytochrome b subunit yields the protein MSTTAVSKARTFPLVLISSSIGKKFLVAVTGFISFGYIIGHMLGNLQIFAGQNQINMYAEALHSLGPLLWVIRAVLLAAFIIHIWLGLQLKLENMAARPVNYTKQDPQKSKLSGRTMWLTGLMVLAFFVYHVLHFTARTTDARFATLALDAEGRYDVYSMVILGFQQIPLAICYIIAVGLLCYHLSHGLYSMFQSLGLNSSDSNPKLERCAVLLSILIFLGYASIPVAVLAGWVQLPGGGY from the coding sequence ATGAGCACTACTGCTGTCAGCAAAGCACGAACATTCCCTCTCGTGCTTATTTCCTCGTCCATCGGTAAGAAGTTCCTGGTAGCAGTGACCGGATTCATCTCCTTCGGATATATCATCGGTCACATGCTGGGTAACCTCCAGATCTTCGCCGGCCAGAACCAGATCAACATGTATGCCGAAGCCCTGCACAGCCTCGGACCACTTCTTTGGGTGATCCGCGCCGTGTTGTTGGCCGCCTTTATCATTCATATCTGGCTCGGTCTCCAGCTCAAGCTGGAAAACATGGCGGCACGTCCGGTCAATTATACCAAGCAGGATCCACAGAAGTCGAAACTCTCCGGCCGAACCATGTGGTTGACTGGCCTGATGGTCCTCGCCTTCTTTGTCTACCATGTCCTGCATTTTACCGCTCGGACCACCGATGCCCGCTTCGCCACCTTGGCTCTTGATGCCGAAGGGCGTTACGATGTCTACTCGATGGTGATCCTGGGATTCCAGCAGATCCCGCTCGCCATCTGCTACATCATCGCTGTCGGCCTGCTCTGTTACCATTTGAGCCATGGGCTGTACAGCATGTTCCAGTCGCTCGGACTTAACAGCAGCGACTCCAATCCTAAACTGGAACGATGTGCCGTTTTGCTGTCGATCCTGATCTTCCTCGGCTATGCCTCGATCCCGGTGGCGGTTCTCGCCGGCTGGGTCCAATTGCCGGGAGGAGGATACTAA
- a CDS encoding fumarate reductase/succinate dehydrogenase flavoprotein subunit has translation MQLNAKIPSGPLAEKWDKHITELKLVNPANKRKYSIIVVGSGLAGASAAASLAELGYQVKCFCFQDSPRRAHSIAAQGGINASKNYQNDGDSIYRLFYDTIKGGDFRSREANVYRLAQVSGSIIDQCVAQGVPFAREYGGLLANRSFGGAQVSRTFYARGQTGQQLLLGAYQALARQIGLGAVQMYNRTEMVDLVVVDGHAKGIVVRDLVTGKISSHAADAVVLGTGGYANVFFLSTNAKGCNVTANYRAYKRGALFANPCFTQIHPTCIPVHGEYQSKLTLMSESLRNDGRVWVPKAKGDKRNPGQIPESERDYYLERKYPSYGNLAPRDISSRAAKEVCDEGRGIGETGLGVYLDFSDSIKRLGKSKIEERYGNLFEMYEKITADNPYETPMHIYPAPHYTMGGLWVDYNLMSNIPGLHIIGEANFSDHGANRLGASALMQGLADGYFVLPYTIGDYLATSAKTKVTADNPAFKQAEEAVTTKTKKLLAVNGKRTVDSFHRELGLLMWENCGMARNDASLKTALKRIPEIREEFWKNVTVLGSNEEYNMSLEKAGRVADFLEFAELMCTDALDRDESCGGHFRTEHQTAEGEAERNDADYAHVSCWEFTGDGKKPNFIKEALNFETVHLQTRSYK, from the coding sequence ATGCAACTCAACGCTAAGATCCCGTCTGGCCCGCTCGCTGAAAAGTGGGACAAACATATCACTGAGCTGAAACTGGTCAACCCGGCCAACAAGCGGAAATACAGTATCATTGTTGTCGGCTCCGGACTCGCCGGCGCCTCAGCCGCCGCGTCGCTTGCCGAACTCGGCTACCAGGTCAAATGCTTCTGTTTCCAGGATTCCCCCCGCCGCGCGCACTCGATCGCCGCGCAGGGCGGTATCAATGCATCGAAAAATTATCAGAATGATGGCGACTCTATCTATCGCCTCTTTTATGACACCATCAAAGGCGGCGACTTCCGCTCCCGCGAAGCCAACGTCTATCGTCTCGCTCAGGTCTCCGGAAGTATTATCGACCAGTGTGTGGCGCAAGGCGTCCCCTTCGCTCGCGAATACGGCGGACTCCTCGCTAATCGGTCATTCGGCGGAGCGCAGGTCTCGCGCACATTCTACGCCAGAGGTCAAACAGGTCAGCAACTTCTGCTTGGCGCGTATCAGGCACTCGCTCGTCAGATCGGTCTTGGTGCCGTACAGATGTACAATCGCACCGAAATGGTCGACCTGGTCGTGGTCGATGGCCACGCCAAAGGAATTGTCGTTCGCGACCTGGTCACCGGCAAGATCAGTTCACACGCCGCCGATGCCGTTGTGTTGGGAACTGGCGGTTACGCCAACGTCTTTTTCCTCTCGACCAATGCCAAAGGATGCAATGTCACGGCGAACTATCGCGCCTACAAGCGCGGCGCTCTGTTCGCCAATCCCTGTTTCACGCAGATCCATCCGACCTGTATTCCCGTGCATGGCGAATATCAGTCGAAACTGACGCTCATGTCCGAATCGCTCCGGAACGATGGTCGCGTCTGGGTCCCCAAGGCCAAAGGCGACAAGCGGAATCCTGGACAGATCCCCGAATCAGAACGCGATTATTATCTGGAAAGAAAATATCCTTCCTACGGCAACCTTGCGCCGCGTGACATCTCGTCCCGCGCCGCCAAGGAAGTTTGTGACGAAGGACGGGGCATTGGTGAAACCGGCCTTGGCGTCTATCTCGACTTCTCCGACTCCATCAAACGTCTCGGCAAGTCGAAGATCGAAGAACGCTACGGCAACCTCTTCGAAATGTACGAGAAGATCACGGCAGACAATCCGTATGAAACCCCGATGCATATCTACCCGGCGCCGCACTATACGATGGGCGGACTCTGGGTCGATTACAACCTGATGAGCAATATCCCTGGCCTGCATATCATCGGCGAAGCCAACTTCTCCGATCACGGCGCCAACCGCCTCGGCGCGTCGGCCCTCATGCAGGGACTGGCCGATGGTTACTTCGTCCTTCCGTACACTATCGGCGACTATCTCGCCACCTCTGCCAAAACCAAAGTGACAGCAGATAATCCCGCGTTTAAACAGGCCGAAGAAGCCGTTACCACCAAAACCAAAAAACTGCTCGCCGTCAACGGAAAGCGGACAGTTGATTCGTTCCATCGTGAACTTGGACTCTTGATGTGGGAGAACTGCGGCATGGCCCGCAACGATGCCAGCCTCAAGACTGCACTCAAACGGATACCGGAAATTCGCGAAGAATTCTGGAAAAACGTCACTGTCCTCGGCTCCAACGAAGAATACAATATGTCGCTGGAAAAAGCCGGCCGCGTGGCCGATTTCCTGGAGTTCGCTGAACTGATGTGTACCGACGCTCTGGATCGCGATGAATCCTGCGGCGGACACTTCCGCACCGAACACCAGACCGCCGAAGGTGAAGCTGAACGCAACGATGCCGATTACGCCCATGTCTCCTGTTGGGAGTTCACCGGTGATGGCAAAAAGCCGAACTTCATCAAGGAAGCCCTCAACTTCGAAACTGTCCACCTCCAGACAAGGAGTTATAAGTAA
- a CDS encoding succinate dehydrogenase/fumarate reductase iron-sulfur subunit, whose translation MKLTLHVWRQKNRDDKGHMEIYEAPHVSPEMSFLEMLDVVNEDLTLKGKDPIHFDHDCREGICGMCSMVINGIAHGSQPGTTVCQLHMRHFKDGDHVYIEPWRSRAFPIIKDLVVDRSALDRIIAAGGFVSVNTGGTPDGNALPIPKDNAERAMDAAACIGCGACVAACPNASAMLFVSAKVAHLAYLPQGQVERERRVTAMIAQMDAEQFGACTNHYECEAVCPKSISVDNIAKLNREYARALKTRDYKIAGGGL comes from the coding sequence ATGAAACTGACCCTGCATGTCTGGCGGCAGAAAAACCGCGACGATAAAGGGCACATGGAGATCTACGAAGCTCCCCATGTCAGCCCCGAAATGTCTTTCCTTGAAATGCTCGATGTGGTCAACGAAGATCTCACCCTCAAAGGGAAAGACCCGATCCATTTCGACCATGACTGCCGCGAAGGCATTTGCGGCATGTGCTCGATGGTGATCAACGGTATCGCCCATGGTTCACAGCCCGGCACCACCGTCTGCCAACTCCACATGCGCCATTTCAAAGATGGTGATCATGTGTATATCGAACCCTGGCGCTCCCGTGCTTTCCCGATCATCAAAGATCTTGTGGTTGACCGCAGCGCCCTCGACCGGATCATCGCCGCCGGCGGCTTTGTCTCCGTCAATACCGGCGGAACTCCCGATGGCAACGCACTGCCGATCCCGAAAGACAACGCTGAACGCGCTATGGATGCCGCCGCTTGTATCGGCTGTGGCGCCTGCGTGGCGGCCTGTCCGAATGCATCGGCGATGCTTTTCGTCTCGGCAAAGGTCGCTCATCTCGCTTACCTGCCGCAAGGTCAGGTCGAGCGGGAACGTCGCGTCACCGCTATGATCGCGCAGATGGATGCCGAGCAGTTCGGCGCCTGCACCAACCATTATGAGTGCGAAGCTGTCTGTCCGAAGAGCATCTCGGTCGACAACATCGCCAAACTCAATCGTGAATACGCCCGCGCCCTGAAGACTCGCGATTACAAGATCGCCGGCGGCGGACTCTGA
- the bfr gene encoding bacterioferritin, which translates to MKGNEKIIGMLNEMLSDELTAVNQYMVHSEMCDNWGYTRLHKAMEKRAIDEMKHAEKLIARILFLEGTPDVSTYGKITIGADVQKQMTNDLKAESGAVVAYNKSVKMAQDAGDNGTRELLESILKDEEAHLDWLEAQNDQIAQMGIQNYLAEHIKE; encoded by the coding sequence GTGAAAGGAAATGAAAAGATCATCGGCATGCTTAATGAGATGCTGTCCGACGAACTAACCGCCGTCAATCAGTATATGGTCCATTCCGAAATGTGCGACAACTGGGGCTACACTCGGCTCCACAAGGCGATGGAAAAGCGGGCCATCGATGAAATGAAACACGCCGAAAAACTGATCGCCCGCATCCTCTTCCTTGAAGGGACTCCCGATGTCAGTACATACGGCAAGATCACGATCGGCGCCGATGTGCAAAAGCAGATGACCAATGATCTGAAAGCCGAATCCGGAGCAGTCGTGGCCTACAACAAATCTGTAAAGATGGCCCAGGATGCCGGTGACAACGGAACCCGCGAACTGCTTGAATCAATTCTCAAGGACGAAGAAGCTCATCTCGACTGGCTCGAAGCTCAGAACGACCAGATTGCGCAAATGGGCATTCAGAATTACCTCGCCGAGCATATCAAAGAGTAG
- a CDS encoding antibiotic biosynthesis monooxygenase yields MFVVMNRMGVPADLREKFEQAFLTRAKAIDRRPGFIRAEILRPTSGDEYVIMSHWESAADFEGWVKSEEFAEGHRRMGDFKDENGKVRLTSQVVKYEVFAT; encoded by the coding sequence ATGTTCGTTGTCATGAATCGAATGGGAGTCCCTGCCGACCTTCGCGAAAAGTTCGAGCAGGCATTCCTCACCCGGGCGAAGGCTATCGACCGTCGTCCCGGCTTTATCCGGGCGGAGATACTCAGACCAACCAGCGGCGATGAGTACGTCATTATGTCTCATTGGGAATCCGCCGCCGATTTCGAGGGATGGGTCAAAAGCGAAGAGTTTGCCGAAGGACACCGTCGCATGGGTGACTTCAAGGATGAAAACGGAAAAGTCCGGCTCACGTCGCAGGTCGTGAAGTATGAAGTCTTCGCCACCTGA
- a CDS encoding ribonuclease Z, whose protein sequence is MTQTPNSFTILGTSAGVPMANRATTSHVLKVRESLIVIDCGGSFSQRFLQEGFDPLKIDRVIVTHTHPDHVAEMPMLIQMLKLLKRTEPVQFFLPEEFVEPFLSYLPSMYLFRENFPFEMKVVGYSEGPLVEGECTIRAIANSHLAKYTDEGKAKGLANRGQAFSLDIHVGGKTLFHSGDIGSYQDVRPHLDNHNYVVIESAHLCLDDLIADAPRLKVGQFVVSHVVSEKAVEQIERKAKEAGVNNLIVAKDGERLEL, encoded by the coding sequence ATGACTCAAACTCCAAATTCATTCACCATTCTCGGCACATCGGCGGGGGTGCCGATGGCGAACCGCGCGACGACCTCGCATGTGTTGAAGGTCAGGGAAAGCCTGATAGTCATTGATTGCGGTGGGTCGTTCAGTCAGCGATTTCTGCAGGAAGGTTTTGACCCGCTCAAGATAGACAGAGTGATAGTCACGCATACCCATCCGGATCATGTGGCGGAAATGCCGATGTTGATCCAGATGCTGAAACTGCTCAAGCGGACCGAACCGGTTCAGTTTTTTCTCCCGGAGGAGTTTGTCGAGCCGTTCCTGAGCTATCTTCCATCGATGTATCTGTTCAGAGAGAATTTCCCTTTTGAAATGAAAGTCGTCGGGTATAGCGAAGGGCCTCTGGTAGAAGGGGAGTGTACGATTCGGGCAATCGCCAATTCGCACCTGGCGAAATATACAGACGAAGGGAAAGCGAAGGGGTTGGCAAATCGTGGACAGGCATTCTCATTGGATATTCACGTTGGCGGGAAAACGCTGTTTCATTCGGGGGATATCGGGAGTTACCAGGATGTTCGGCCGCATCTGGATAATCATAACTATGTCGTGATCGAGTCGGCGCATCTTTGTCTGGATGATCTGATCGCGGACGCACCGAGATTGAAGGTTGGGCAGTTTGTCGTTTCGCATGTGGTCTCGGAGAAGGCAGTGGAGCAGATCGAGAGGAAGGCGAAAGAGGCGGGGGTGAATAATCTGATTGTGGCGAAGGATGGGGAGCGGTTGGAGTTGTAA
- a CDS encoding cold shock domain-containing protein, giving the protein MSKGKVKYFNDRTGWGIISCETDEQDVYVHHSAINMQGFKTLKEGQEVICDISKTDQGLKAFNVTPAE; this is encoded by the coding sequence ATGTCGAAAGGCAAGGTCAAGTACTTTAACGACCGCACTGGATGGGGGATCATCTCGTGCGAAACGGATGAACAAGATGTCTATGTTCACCATTCTGCCATCAACATGCAGGGGTTCAAGACCCTAAAAGAGGGACAGGAAGTTATCTGCGACATTTCGAAGACCGACCAGGGGTTGAAAGCATTCAACGTGACCCCTGCCGAGTAA
- a CDS encoding peptidylprolyl isomerase, whose translation MKIRRLAISALLLSLIILSNTGCGGGGPQMNTASEQQRVIARADHGYQLTLADLTQKLQKSMLVPLGGEVPDSALKGFVDSILIDTLTGFEADSLDIAKHFHANWSYRTRSNALFLYNYMESRLAGISVDSSEIAAFYEQNKQRFEAKEQVEISHILSTEAGLLNGPDSSSYRIMPESVIQRSTQEYVEWVHKKLDSGMSFAEAAYQFSHASSAKQDNGYFGLAGRGEFHPPFDSIAFGLTPGSYSQPYRDQDGWHILYLHSRREPGIRPLTDSVVYNTVSQQLLSDKMRSRAGFLFDSLGRNVTFVLNETLLDSNLYHTTDSLWFGIVNGVDTVDVLTMRNAEETVKRRLRVWNTTPDQKRDVFSMMARQFAVVQAAKAERMDTLPQVAAKLKEIRHQESKAYMMQQWFDLSYQPTDSAIEHYYRSHPKQFEVNKPLTVQHILTKDSSIAIFVRDQARAGVDFMELAREFYTGEETVREELADLGNIGPDDVDSSFYGAARVLAPGEVSEPIKTRYGFHVIKLLKNEQSKSLDDARVEITTRLTKEYHMSGFWKIRDDLFKRYHVRISGLPKKLVMEPLAYRVK comes from the coding sequence ATGAAGATTCGGCGCCTGGCTATTTCAGCATTACTCCTTAGTTTGATCATCCTCAGCAATACCGGTTGTGGCGGGGGCGGTCCGCAGATGAACACCGCATCCGAACAGCAACGGGTTATCGCGCGAGCCGACCATGGTTACCAGTTAACGCTGGCCGACCTCACACAGAAGCTCCAAAAGAGCATGCTTGTGCCCCTGGGCGGCGAAGTGCCTGATTCCGCACTCAAAGGGTTTGTCGACAGCATCCTGATCGACACGCTGACCGGTTTCGAGGCCGATTCGCTCGATATCGCCAAACATTTCCATGCTAACTGGAGTTACCGGACGCGCAGCAATGCGCTCTTCCTCTATAATTACATGGAATCCAGACTTGCCGGAATCAGCGTAGACAGTTCCGAAATTGCGGCATTTTACGAGCAGAACAAGCAGCGATTCGAAGCGAAAGAACAAGTTGAGATCTCGCATATCCTTTCGACGGAAGCTGGCCTCCTGAATGGACCCGATTCATCGAGCTATCGGATCATGCCGGAATCGGTGATTCAGCGTTCGACCCAGGAGTATGTGGAGTGGGTGCACAAGAAGCTGGATTCCGGAATGTCATTTGCAGAGGCGGCATACCAGTTCTCTCATGCCTCGTCGGCAAAGCAGGACAACGGTTACTTTGGACTGGCCGGAAGAGGTGAATTCCACCCGCCGTTTGATTCTATCGCGTTTGGACTTACTCCGGGGAGCTACAGCCAGCCGTATCGGGATCAGGATGGCTGGCATATCCTTTACTTGCACAGTCGACGCGAGCCGGGGATCCGGCCGCTGACCGATTCGGTAGTATATAACACGGTTTCCCAGCAGTTGTTAAGCGATAAGATGCGAAGCCGCGCGGGGTTCCTCTTCGACAGTCTTGGTCGTAATGTGACCTTTGTCTTAAATGAAACATTGCTCGACTCCAATCTGTATCACACGACGGATTCACTCTGGTTTGGTATAGTGAATGGTGTCGACACAGTCGATGTGCTTACCATGCGCAATGCAGAGGAGACGGTCAAGCGACGCCTCCGGGTTTGGAATACCACCCCCGACCAGAAGCGTGACGTATTCAGCATGATGGCGCGCCAGTTTGCGGTGGTCCAGGCCGCCAAAGCAGAGCGGATGGATACGTTGCCGCAGGTGGCTGCCAAGCTCAAAGAGATCAGGCATCAGGAATCGAAAGCGTATATGATGCAGCAGTGGTTCGACCTGAGTTATCAGCCGACCGATTCGGCGATCGAACACTACTACCGTAGTCACCCCAAGCAGTTTGAAGTGAATAAACCACTGACAGTACAGCATATTTTGACCAAGGATTCATCGATCGCAATCTTTGTGCGCGACCAGGCAAGAGCCGGAGTGGACTTCATGGAGCTGGCACGCGAGTTTTATACCGGCGAAGAGACGGTCAGAGAAGAGTTGGCCGATCTGGGGAATATCGGGCCGGATGATGTCGACAGCAGTTTTTACGGGGCCGCTCGGGTGCTTGCGCCCGGTGAGGTTTCGGAGCCGATCAAAACCAGGTATGGGTTCCATGTTATCAAATTGCTGAAAAACGAGCAATCTAAGTCACTCGATGATGCGCGAGTTGAGATCACGACTCGACTCACCAAGGAATACCATATGTCCGGCTTCTGGAAGATCCGGGATGATCTGTTCAAACGGTACCATGTCAGGATCTCTGGACTCCCCAAGAAACTGGTAATGGAGCCGCTTGCATACCGAGTCAAATAG
- a CDS encoding PAS domain S-box protein, translating into MERQERLKRLGWFLPLKLASYIILLAIVAFWMGNPGYLQVQLILYSVCTLGFTAAISLEKRFSLKTVTQVLIALQFLLEIWIESGVIYATGNVNSPFSALFLLTIVSAALAYRLVGTLVVASLVSGAYAFIIWLGLSQNVSSDLNMQALRTIFSTQDYVFYSIFLHILIFYLVAFISGYLAERLSHQDRKLADASLALKRARLETDDILKHLNSGLLTIDPFGYIIYFNRAAEKILGYREEEVRGMRCEEVFAERMPRLSQCLMEAVRYGHDLPRMEIDIVTIPRATVPLGLSISILTDEGKGIRGVIAIFTDLTDAKALEQKARAADRLAAVGELSASIAHEIRNPLAAISGSVEVLARDIKPVGENARLMELIVKESHRLSRILTDFLSYARVNRPTYNKVELCHIISDVIELTKHHESFRDSIKLRFESESSIVYAVGDENLIKQVLMNLAINACEAFGASGGQVVFRIFEDHARGTVELRVIDDGPGISDKDKEKIFQPFYSTKTHGTGLGLAIVHRICTALRLHLSVDSREGKGTSFSIVLNRFAAEKGGMNADRERDQLVGV; encoded by the coding sequence ATGGAACGCCAGGAACGTCTCAAACGGCTCGGCTGGTTTCTCCCGCTGAAGCTCGCCTCGTACATTATCCTGCTGGCTATCGTCGCCTTTTGGATGGGGAATCCGGGCTACCTGCAGGTCCAGCTCATTCTCTATTCGGTCTGCACGCTTGGCTTCACGGCCGCAATCTCTCTGGAAAAACGATTCTCGCTGAAAACGGTCACGCAGGTACTGATCGCTCTGCAATTTCTACTGGAGATCTGGATCGAATCCGGGGTGATCTATGCGACCGGAAATGTCAATTCTCCTTTTTCGGCGCTCTTCCTGCTGACGATTGTATCGGCCGCACTGGCATATCGACTGGTTGGGACGCTGGTGGTTGCCTCGCTGGTTTCAGGCGCGTATGCGTTCATCATCTGGCTTGGTCTCAGTCAGAACGTCAGCAGCGACCTGAACATGCAGGCTTTGCGCACGATCTTCTCCACCCAGGATTACGTTTTCTATTCCATATTCCTGCATATCCTGATCTTCTATCTGGTGGCATTTATCTCCGGTTATCTGGCAGAACGACTGAGCCATCAGGACCGCAAGCTGGCAGATGCATCGCTCGCGCTCAAGCGAGCCCGACTGGAAACAGACGACATCCTCAAACATCTCAACTCCGGGTTGCTGACGATAGATCCTTTCGGATATATCATATACTTCAACCGGGCGGCAGAGAAGATCCTCGGCTACCGTGAGGAAGAGGTTCGCGGGATGCGGTGCGAGGAGGTGTTTGCCGAGCGGATGCCGCGACTTTCGCAATGCCTGATGGAAGCGGTCAGATACGGGCATGACCTTCCGCGCATGGAGATCGATATCGTCACGATCCCCCGGGCAACTGTGCCGCTGGGGCTGTCGATCTCGATCCTCACCGACGAAGGGAAGGGGATCCGCGGCGTGATCGCCATCTTTACTGACTTGACGGATGCCAAGGCGTTGGAGCAGAAGGCACGAGCGGCCGATCGGTTGGCGGCGGTCGGCGAACTGTCTGCCTCAATCGCGCACGAAATACGAAACCCGCTGGCCGCTATTTCGGGGTCGGTAGAGGTTCTGGCACGAGATATCAAACCTGTCGGCGAAAATGCTCGCCTGATGGAGTTGATCGTCAAGGAATCCCACCGTCTCAGCAGGATCTTAACGGACTTCCTTTCGTACGCTCGAGTCAACCGTCCGACCTACAACAAGGTGGAACTTTGTCACATCATCAGTGATGTGATCGAACTCACCAAACACCACGAATCATTCCGTGATTCCATCAAGCTGAGGTTCGAATCAGAATCCTCGATCGTGTATGCGGTCGGCGATGAGAACCTGATCAAACAGGTGCTAATGAACCTGGCGATCAATGCCTGTGAAGCATTCGGTGCGTCCGGCGGCCAGGTCGTTTTCCGGATATTCGAGGATCATGCCCGCGGGACGGTAGAACTTCGGGTCATCGATGATGGCCCAGGGATCAGCGACAAAGACAAAGAGAAGATCTTCCAGCCGTTCTATTCGACCAAGACGCACGGCACCGGGCTTGGGCTGGCGATAGTCCACCGCATCTGCACGGCCCTTCGGCTCCACTTGAGTGTGGATTCACGCGAAGGGAAGGGGACCTCGTTCTCGATCGTGCTGAATCGTTTCGCCGCCGAAAAGGGGGGGATGAATGCGGACCGAGAGCGGGACCAGCTTGTCGGGGTCTGA
- a CDS encoding type II secretion system F family protein — MPVWEYKGKTLAGAQVQGSMKAENKADLERILRQNRILVTSVNKKAAEINFKFGTGIKKVEISRFTRQFATMIGAGLPMVQCLEILATQTENKEMGKVIMAIRDSVQGGATLSESMSRHPKVFDQLYVNMVEAGEVGGALDAILVRLAIYREKADKLVRKVKGAMMYPSVIVVVATGVTIAMLTFIVPVFASMFSGVGSELPAPTQIVLDISNFLKKNFLYLTGTLLAMTATLLWYKKTPQGALNMDRLLLRLPVLGTLVRKSSVARFTRTLATLLSSGVSILEALDITAKTSGNLVVANAINKSVLAIAEGDTITAPLKESGVFPPMVIQMIGVGEKTGGLDDMLNKIADFYDEEVNDAVAALTSIIEPIIIVLMGGIIGGILIAMYLPMFDIIGKIG, encoded by the coding sequence ATGCCGGTTTGGGAATACAAAGGGAAAACGCTTGCGGGGGCCCAGGTACAGGGAAGCATGAAGGCCGAAAACAAGGCCGACCTCGAGCGAATTCTGCGTCAGAACCGAATCCTGGTGACCTCGGTCAACAAGAAAGCGGCCGAGATCAATTTCAAGTTCGGGACAGGGATCAAGAAGGTCGAGATCTCGCGCTTCACGCGCCAGTTCGCGACCATGATCGGCGCCGGATTGCCGATGGTCCAGTGCCTGGAGATCCTGGCGACGCAGACAGAAAACAAGGAGATGGGGAAAGTGATCATGGCGATCCGCGACAGCGTCCAGGGCGGCGCTACGTTGTCGGAGTCGATGTCCCGTCATCCGAAAGTCTTTGATCAGTTGTATGTCAACATGGTTGAGGCCGGCGAGGTCGGTGGCGCACTGGATGCCATCTTAGTTCGTTTGGCCATCTACCGCGAAAAAGCGGATAAGCTGGTGCGTAAGGTCAAGGGTGCAATGATGTATCCGTCGGTCATCGTCGTTGTCGCCACCGGTGTGACGATCGCCATGTTGACCTTCATCGTGCCGGTATTTGCCAGCATGTTCTCCGGAGTCGGTTCGGAGCTTCCGGCGCCGACCCAGATCGTGCTCGACATCTCGAACTTCCTCAAGAAGAATTTCCTCTATTTGACCGGAACCCTGTTGGCCATGACAGCCACTCTGCTCTGGTACAAAAAGACGCCGCAGGGCGCGCTCAACATGGACCGCCTGTTGCTCCGCTTGCCGGTGCTCGGGACGCTGGTGCGTAAATCATCGGTGGCTCGTTTTACCCGGACGCTGGCGACTCTGCTTTCTTCGGGCGTATCGATCCTTGAGGCGCTGGATATTACGGCTAAAACTTCGGGCAACCTGGTGGTGGCAAACGCCATCAACAAGTCGGTGCTGGCGATCGCCGAGGGCGACACTATCACTGCGCCGTTGAAAGAATCCGGGGTTTTCCCGCCGATGGTTATCCAGATGATCGGCGTCGGTGAAAAGACCGGCGGCCTGGACGACATGTTGAACAAGATCGCCGACTTCTATGATGAAGAGGTGAATGACGCGGTGGCCGCGTTGACCTCGATCATCGAACCTATCATCATCGTGTTGATGGGTGGCATTATCGGCGGTATTTTGATCGCCATGTATCTGCCGATGTTCGATATCATTGGCAAGATCGGATGA